GCTCCGTCTCTTCAGCTGCTTCTCCAAGGTGCTCTCCTCGTGCCAGCTCCTCCGCGAGTCCCCGTGGTCGCCGCTCCTCTGCCTCCCTCGCCGCCGCACCTCCTCCAACCCCTGGCTCACGCTGTACGCCGCCGCGCCGCCACCCCCTAGAATGTTCGCCCCGCTTCCTAAGATGGCGGAGGTGGAGTAGAAGCGGTGCGACGACTCGGAGAGGTACCATCCACCCGACGACACGGTGACGGGACCCAATAGGATGTCAGAGTGCCAGCCCTTCAGGGCGGAGCCTAGGTTAGGGGCGGGCTTGGACAGGTGCTGCTGGGAACGTGATAGGCCGAACAGGAAGCCGGTGGTGTGAGGGGTGTGGTTAAGGGTAGGGTTAGAGCTCTCTTCCATACTGCCACTACGCTGGAGCTGCTGGGAACAGGAGAGGGGCTTAGCCTGGCCGGGTTGCTTCACGCTGGGCTGGTTGGAGGTGGTAGTACTGGTAGTGGTGCCGGGAAGGGAGGTGGAAGAAGAGGTGATGGTTGTGGTGGAGACTACAGGAGTAGCAGTGGGAACAACAGACGTAGCAGCAGGGTCCGCGAGGCCGTCGTCCTTCTCCTTGTCAGGGCTCGGCTCAGGTGTAGACTGCTCTGACATCTCCTTCACAGGAGAGAACTGACACGGTTTCCCAGCAGGCTCCTTGAAGCTCACGGATGGATTATAATACTCCTGGGCGCCGGGGTGGGACGTAGGGTGTGGGTACGGCCTCACGGGGGCGCCGCTGCGGCCTCCTGGCTCCCTGTACGACTTGATGTCCAGAGAGAAGGACCTTTTCAGCTGGGCGGCGTTGTCCTCCGTTCCCTGGTTCAGCTGGAGGTCTTGGAGCCCCTGGAGAGCCTGAGCCAGGAGCCTCTCTTCTGGAGGCCAGGGGGCCAAGACACACGGCAGGGTCAGGGGCTCCAGCAGGGCCAGGGCAGGGTCTGGGAGGCTGGGGGTAGGGTTAGAGGGGTCCTGCTCTAGCagggggtggtggaggaggaagggacaGGGTTTGACTCCAACGGTCTCTCTAATCTCCGACCTTCCAGGAGTCTTGATCTTCTTCTCAAAGTCCAACAGCTGACCCAGGAAGTTGAAGTTAGGAGAGATGGTGGGCCTCTTCTCCTTCACGAACCTGGAGAGGAAAGACGGAAACATACAGGAGTCATCAGTAGTGATGCCGTAAAACACTGGGTTGTTACGGAGTTGGAAAAACTAGAGGGTTGAGACAGGAGTCATCAGTAGAGATGCTACTGAggctcccatcacagccatcatTAGAGCCCCCCCCACAATGCACTGTTTTCATTCAGGATGACCAGCTGAggctcccatcacagccatcatTAGAGCCCCCCCCACAATGCACTGTTTTCATTCAGGATGACCAGCTGAggctcccatcacagccatcatTAGAGCCCCCCCCACAATGCACTGTTTTCATTCAGGATGACCAGCTGAggctcccatcacagccatcattagaccccccccccccccccacaatgcACTGTTTTGTTTTCATTCAGGATGACCAGCTGAggctcccatcacagccatcattagagcccccccccccccccacaatgcACTGTTTTCATTCAGGATGACCAGCTGAggctcccatcacagccatcatTAGAGCCCCTCCCCCACAATGCACTGTTTTCATTCAGGATGAACAACTGAggctcccatcacagccatcattagaccccccccccccccccacaatgcACTGTTTTCATTCAGGATGACCAGCTGAggctcccatcacagccatcatTAGAGCCCCCCCCCACAATGCACTGTTTTCATTCAGGATGACCAGCTGAggctcccatcacagccatcatTAGAGCCCCTCCCCCACAATGCACTGTGTTCATTCAGGATGACCAGCTGAGGCTCCCACCACAGCCATCattagagccccccccccccccccccacaatgcACTGTGTTCATTCAGGATGACCAGCTGAggctcccatcacagccatcatTAGAGCCCCTCCCCCACAATGCACTGTTTTCATTCAGGATGACCAGCTGAggctcccatcacagccatcatTAGAGCCCCTCCCCCACAATGCACTGTGTTCATTCAGGATGACCAGCTGAggctcccatcacagccatcatTAGAGCCCCCCCACAATGCACTGTTTTCATTCAGGATGACCAGCTGAggctcccatcacagccatcatTAGAGCCCCCCCACAATGCACTGTGTTCATTCAGGATGACCAGCTGAggctcccatcacagccatcatTAGAGCCCCCCCACAATGCACTGTTTTCATTCAGGATGACCAGCTGAGGCTCCGATCACAGCCATCATTAGAGCCCCACCCCACAATGCACTGTTTTCATTCAGGATGACCAGCTGAggctcccatcacagccatcatTAGAGCCCCACCCCACAATGCACTGTGTTCATTCAGGATGACCAGCTGAggctcccatcacagccatcatTAGAGCCCCCCCACAATGCACTGTGTTCATTCAGGATGACCAGCTGAggctcccatcacagccatcatTAGAGCCCCCCCACAATGCACTGTTTTCATTCAGGATGACCAGCTGAGGCTCCCATCACAGCAATCATTACAGCCCCCCCACAATGCACTGTGTTCATTCAGGATGACCAGCTGAggctcccatcacagccatcatTAGAGCCCCCCCACAATGCACTGTTTTCATTCAGGATGACCAGCTGAggctcccatcacagccatcatTAGAGCCCCCCCCACAATGCACTGTGTTCATTCATCTCACCTGTAAATCCTTATTATGgtcctacatctcacctgtaaaTCCTTATTATGgtcctacatctcacctgtaaaTCCTTATTATGGTCCTACATCTCACCTATAAATCCTTATTATGgtcctacatctcacctgtaaaTCCTTATTATGgtcctacatctcacctgtaaaTCCTTATTATGgtcctacatctcacctgtaaaTCCTTATTATGgtcctacatctcacctgtaaaTCCTTATTCTGgtcctacatctcacctgtaaaTCCTTATTATGgtcctacatctcacctgtaaaTCCTTATTATGgtcctacatctcacctgtaaaTCCTTATTATGgtcctacatctcacctgtaaaTCCTTATTATGGTCCTACATCTCACCTGTGAACCCTTATTATGGTCCAACATCTCACCTGTAAATCCTTATTATGGTCCTACATCTCACATGTAAATCCTTATTATAgtcctacatctcacctgtaaaTCCTTATTATGGTCCTACATCTCACCTTATGgtcctacatctcacctgtaaaTACTTATTATGGTCCTACATCTCACCTTATGgtcctacatctcacctgtaaaTCCTTATTATGgtcctacatctcacctgtaaaTCCTTATTATGGTCCTACATCTCACCTGCAAATCCTTATTATGgtcctacatctcacctgtaaaTCCTTATTATGgtcctacatctcacctgtaaaTCCTTATTATGGTCCAACATCTCACCTGTAAATCCTTATTATGgtcctacatctcacctgtaaaTCCTTATTATGgtcctacatctcacctgtaaaTCCTTATTTTGgtcctacatctcacctgtaaaTCCTTATTATGgtcctacatctcacctgtaaaTCCTTATTATGgtcctacatctcacctgtaaaTCCTTATTATGgtcctacatctcacctgtaaaTCCTTATTATGGTCCTACGGGGGTTTCACTCATCTCACCTGTAAGCTTCGTCTAGTGACATGTCCATCCTCGTCATGATGTAAGCGATAGCGATGGTTGCCGAGCGCGAGATGCCAGCCAGACAGTGGACCAGCACACAGGCGTTGGAGGCTTTGGCCTTCTCTATGAACTCTACAGATCTGTCCAACCAGGGGAGGATCTTCTCACAGAAGCTGTCGTTGACAGGAACTCGCAGGAAGTGAGACTCTGGGATGTAGTCTGGTTTGGGACATGTGTTACTGGCATTTAGTACGTACGCTATCTCATTCCGCTGCATCACTTCCTGTAGAGGGAGGAATACAGCTGGTTAGaatgctttacacacacacatcacttccTGCAGAGGAGGGAGGAATACAGCTGGTTAGAATGCTTTTACACACACATCACTTCCTGCAGAGGAGGGAGGAATACAGCTGGTTAGAATGCTTTTACACACATCACTTCctgtagaggagggaggaagacagcTGGCTAAAATGCTATGatatatatagtaatatataaaCTAGGTATTCTataatatatatatgatatagtaatatatagtaatatataaactaggtatcctataatatatatatatatatatatatatatattatatatatagtaatatatagtaatatatagtaatatataaaCTAGGTAtcctatcatatatatatatatatatgatatagtaatatatagtaatatataaactaggtatcctataatatatatatgatatagtaatatatagtaatatataaactaggtatcctataatatatatatgatatagtaatatatagtaatatataaactaggtatcctataatatatatatatatatatatatatatatatattatatatgtagtaatatatagtaatatatagtaatatataaaCTAGGTAtcctatcatatatatatatatatatatgatatagtaatatatagtaatatataaactaggtatcctataatatatatatgatatactaatatatagtaatatataaactaggtatcctataatatatatatgatatagtaatatatagtaat
This sequence is a window from Salmo trutta unplaced genomic scaffold, fSalTru1.1, whole genome shotgun sequence. Protein-coding genes within it:
- the LOC115190177 gene encoding dual specificity protein phosphatase 16 (The sequence of the model RefSeq protein was modified relative to this genomic sequence to represent the inferred CDS: added 739 bases not found in genome assembly), which produces MSEPPVGACTGAETGGTGIGPGMGNGPRAETGGTGIGPGVGACTGVGNGPRAGTGGTGIGPGVGNGPRAETGGTGIGPGGMGNGPRAETGGTGFGTATGPGGVGNGPRAETRVKGSGPVSGPASGTRQGSVRPIGAEGLVALLEGGLDSVLLIDSRPFVEYNSSHILEAVNVNCSKLMKRRLQQDKVQINELLQHSAKKKLELVGIQEVVVYDQSSSDPLTFPSEAFLTVLLAKLEKSFPSVHLLSGGFSEFSQLFPGLCEGKALLATSCLVPTCLSQPCLPLNTSGPTRILPHLYLGCQRDVLNKEVMQRNEIAYVLNASNTCPKPDYIPESHFLRVPVNDSFCEKILPWLDRSVEFIEKAKASNACVLVHCLAGISRSATIAIAYIMTRMDMSLDEAYRFVKEKRPTISPNFNFLGQLLDFEKKIKTPGRSEIRETVGVKPCPFLLHHPLLEQDPSNPTPSLPDPALALLEPLTLPCVLAPWPPEERLLAQALQGLQDLQLNQGTEDNAAQLKRSFSLDIKSYREPGGRSGAPVRPYPHPTSHPGAQEYYNPSVSFKEPAGKPCQFSPVKEMSEQSTPEPSPDKEKDDGLADPAATSVVPTATPVVSTTTITSSSTSLPGTTTSTTTSNQPSVKQPGQAKPLSCSQQLQRSGSMEESSNPTLNHTPHTTGFLFGLSRSQQHLSKPAPNLGSALKGWHSDILLGPVTVSSGGWYLSESSHRFYSTSAILGSGANILGGGGAAAYSVSQGLEEVRRRGRQRSGDHGDSRRSWHEESTLEKQLKRRSCQMEIGDRMRGGGGGGGETSSREEMGSHSSFSGSMEVIQVS